From the Brassica napus cultivar Da-Ae chromosome A8, Da-Ae, whole genome shotgun sequence genome, one window contains:
- the LOC106424184 gene encoding DDB1- and CUL4-associated factor homolog 1 isoform X1 produces MDGQGNEPEVPNPTAENEQLALAAETETETENSNGGGDNPKEEEGLIEKAQKLMEHITNGANNPNPTVLHALSHLLESQESLFIKENGFYSNGRGSHISGKLCKLIKENDEFFELISSTFLSENTYSTAVKAASARLLMNWLLTWTHPYIFDDAVTENFKKWVLEEAVKFPGEHSGSSEASDSEMLKTYSTGLLAHSLTSRGQLVEDVLTSGLSAKLMHYLRVRVIGEASTSRRDALHTTEAKHVSLKTKEDGRSRVRRVVDTAEGDHVLEADAGRETDVLSEGELEIDGRDRCNVPAVFDGKMKPGDGNTGRDDPSRNRLSRSKSRARGKVNEGATDTDSLLASPTSGRLGVRDRDQSKNLDVRNAEDGTKWLGKMKSGIMEIEREKNDECFQDCVIGTKNITDIVKRAVGAAETEARAAHAPDEAVKAAGDAAAELVKTTALEEFKSSGSEEAAVAAARRAATTVIDAAEVSRNATCVTSDQTAGTSSVETDATVDVGEVSLPDIESLAQLQEKYCIQCLEILGEYVEVLGPVLHEKGVDVCITLLERTSQLGDSFTLSPLLPDVMKLICALAAHRKFAAMFVDRGGLQKLLAVPRVTETFYGLSSCLYTIGSLQGIMERVCALPSDLIHQVVKLAIELLDCSQDQARKNSALFFAAAFVFRAILDAFDAHNSLQKLLAILKDAASVRTGANSDRSAPEVMTSSEKQMAFHTCFALRQYFRAHLLLLVESIRPSRSGRGGVPKVPNIRAAHKPLDISNEAVDAVFLQLQKDRKLGPTFVRTQWPAVNNFLTSSGHVTMLELCQTPPVDRYLHDLLQYAFGVLHIVTSIPDGRKAIVTAALSNNRAGIAVILDATNISNSIVDPELLQIIQPALNVLINLVCPPPSLSNKPLLAQNHQPVPDQATARPSTDVPADNAPPTPVAPASSGLVGDRRIFLGAGTGSAGLAAKLEQVYRQAREAVRGNDGIKILLKLLQPRIYVNPPATPDCLRALACRVLLGLARDDTIAQILTKLEVGRSLSELIRDSGGQSSGTDQVRWQAELTQVALELIGIVTNSGHANTLTASDAATPTLRRIERAAIAAATPITYDSKELLLLIHEHLQASGLGETASALLKEAQLNPLPSLAPPSSIAYSATQEMSAPVAQVQWPSGRASGGFFNSKPEVCAHDEDPNSKCNAALSAKKKHLASSTQETSTPVAQQQWPSGRTNCGFFPSKPKVNAHEEDPSSRGNAAPSAKKKQLAFSPSFGSQSRKQSLCQDAQPQSTQRINSSSNSDPACGDTSEAVAEKNDLDADAQFKTPTFPRKRKLSELRETEMSTSSKRINLGELGPRTPACPTSASLRRNSTIAEASGFQTPASALDVNQSGSSRLGQMTPASQLRLPSDPQPSERLSLDSLVVQYLKHQHRQCRAPITTLPPVSLLHPHVCPEPKRLLEAPLNITDRLGTRELQSYYSGVHGNRRDRQFVFSRFKSWRSYRDETALFTSISLLGGTNHLAVGSHAGEIKIFDASSGNMLESVSGHQAPVTLVQSYVSGDTQLLLSSSYSDVQLWDASDITVGSKHSFDGCKAAKFSNSGSLIAALSSEGPTKDVLLYNVETGSLSEKFTDPDTSSRTSPYTLVHFNPCDSLILWNGHLWDRRVPNSCKRFDQFTDYGGGGFHPSRNEVIINSEVWDLRNMNTRLIRSVPSLDQTAITFNSRGDVIYAMLRRNIEDVMSAVNTRRAKHPLFAAFRTLDAVNYSDIATIPVDRCLLDFATEPTDSFLGLITMEDQDDMFSSARMYEIGRRRPTDDDSDPDDDGETEDEDEDDEDDEDDLDRILGLAGDDSDSGDDDMSSDDNEDNSASDFDDDDGGMFFDGGIMEIVSEGDDEDDNGDSDGEDSDDDGDSISSGEEDFLNRIH; encoded by the exons ATGGACGGGCAAGGGAACGAACCCGAGGTCCCCAATCCCACGGCTGAGAATGAACAATTGGCTCTCGCGGCGGAGACGGAGACGGAGACGGAGAATTCAAACGGCGGAGGAGATAAccctaaagaagaagaagggcttATAGAGAAGGCGCAGAAGCTCATGGAACATATCACTAACGGTGCTAATAACCCCAACCCTACTGTCCTCCACGCTCTTAGCCACCTCCTCGAATCTCAGGAGTCTCT GTTTATAAAGGAGAATGGATTCTACTCTAATGGTCGTGGTAGTCATATCAGTGGAAAGCTATGTAAACTCATCAAA GAGAATGATGAGTTCTTTGAGTTGATTTCGTCAACTTTTCTATCTGAGAATACTTACTCAACAGCTGTAAAGGCAGCCTCCGCAAGGCTGCTAATGAATTGGTTGCTTACTTGGACG cATCCTTATATTTTCGATGATGCTGTTACGGAAAACTTTAAAAAGTGGGTCTTGGAAGAGGCTGTTAAGTTTCCTGGTGAACACTCTGGTAGCAGTGAGGCCTCAGATTCTGAGATGTTGAAGACTTATTCTACTGGACTTCTCGCTCACTCTCTGACGAG TCGTGGTCAATTAGTTGAAGACGTCTTGACGTCAGGACTATCTGCTAAGCTTATGCATTATCTCCGAGTACGTGTTATTGGAGAGGCAAGCACGAGCCGTAGAGATGCCCTTCATACAACTGAGGCTAAGCATGtgtcattaaaaacaaaagaagatggTAGAAGTAGGGTGCGAAGGGTTGTGGATACAGCTGAAGGTGACCATGTGCTTGAGGCAGACGCCGGTAGAGAGACTGATGTACTGTCTGAAGGAGAACTCGAAATCGATGGTAGAGATAGATGTAATGTTCCTGCTGTTTTTGACGGTAAAATGAAGCCTGGAGATGGCAATACCGGAAGAGATGACCCTTCAAGAAATAGACTGAGCCGATCAAAATCTAGGGCGAGAGGAAAGGTGAACGAAGGTGCTACTGATACAGACAGTCTCTTGGCATCTCCTACATCAGGTCGTCTTGGTGTCAGAGATAGGGATCAATCAAAAAATTTAGATGTCAGAAATGCAGAAGATGGGACTAAATGGCTGGGGAAAATGAAGTCTGGTATAATGGAGATTGAAAGAGAGAAGAATGATGAGTGCTTTCAAGATTGCGTGATTGGAACCAAAAACATAACTGATATAGTAAAGAGAGCGGTTGGAGCTGCTGAAACCGAAGCTAGAGCTGCCCATGCTCCTGATGAAGCAGTTAAAGCAGCCGGTGATGCTGCAGCAGAGCTTGTTAAAACTACTGCTTTGGAG GAATTTAAGTCCTCTGGCAGTGAAGAAGCTGCCGTGGCTGCTGCTCGTCGAGCAGCTACTACAGTCATAGATGCCGCTGAGGTTTCAAG AAATGCCACCTGTGTTACATCTGATCAGACTGCGGGTACGAGTAGTGTGGAAACTGACGCAACTGTGGATGTTGGAGAAGTTTCACTTCCAGATATTGAATCGTTGGCTCAGTTACAGGAAAAGTATTGCATCCAGTGCCTCGAGATACTGGGAGAATATGTTGAGGTTCTCGGGCCTGTCCTCCATGAAAAAGGTGTTGATGTCTGCATTACGCTACTGGAGCGTACGTCCCAACTTGGTGATAGCTTCACACTGTCGCCTTTGTTACCTGATGTAATGAAGTTAATTTGCGCTTTGGCTGCACACCGAAAGTTTGCTGCAATGTTTGTTGACCGGGGTGGCTTGCAGAAGTTACTTGCTGTGCCAAGGGTTACTGAGACCTTTTATGGTCTCTCATCTTGCTTATACACCATAGGCTCTCTTCAG GGTATTATGGAGCGTGTCTGTGCACTTCCATCGGATCTCATACATCAAGTGGTTAAATTAGCTATCGAACTTCTAGACTGTTCCCAGGATCAAGCCAGAAAAAATTCAGCCTTATTCTTTGCTGCTGCTTTTGTCTTTAGAGCCATTTTAGATGCATTTGATGCTCATAATAGTTTGCAGAAACTCCTTGCAATTCTCAAAGATGCAGCCTCAGTTAGAACTGGTGCTAATTCTGACCGATCAGCCCCTGAAGTCATGACGTCCTCAGAGAAACAGATGGCTTTTCACACCTGTTTTGCTTTGCGTCAGTATTTTAGAGCTCATCTACTTTTGCTTGTGGAATCCATTCGCCCAAGCAGAAGTGGCCGAGGTGGTGTGCCAAAAGTTCCTAATATTAGGGCAGCCCATAAGCCCCTTGACATTAGCAATGAAGCTGTGGATGCCGTATTCCTTCAGTTACAGAAGGATAGGAAGTTGGGTCCGACCTTTGTGAGAACTCAGTGGCCTGCTGTCAATAACTTTTTGACCTCCTCTGGACATGTTACCATGTTGGAACTATGCCAG ACTCCACCAGTAGACCGTTATCTCCATGATCTACTTCAGTATGCTTTTGGTGTTCTTCACATAGTTACATCAATACCTGATGGCCGCAAAGCAATTGTGACTGCCGCACTCAGCAACAATCGTGCTGGCATTGCTGTCATTCTGGATGCCACTAATATTTCCAACAGCATAGTGGACCCTGAG TTATTGCAGATCATACAGCCTGCACTAAATGTCCTAATCAATCTGGTCTGCCCACCACCATCATTAAGCAATAAGCCGCTTCTTGCCCAAAATCATCAACCTGTTCCCGACCAAGCCACTGCCCGTCCTTCAACCGATGTTCCTGCAGATAATGCTCCGCCAACTCCTGTTGCACCAGCGTCTTCAGGTTTGGTCGGGGATCGAAGAATTTTCTTAGGAGCAGGAACCGGTTCTGCTGGCCTTGCTGCTAAGTTGGAGCAGGTTTATCGTCAAGCACGTGAGGCTGTTCGTGGGAATGATGGTATAAAAATTCTCTTAAAACTTCTTCAGCCCAGAATATATGTGAACCCCCCTGCTACCCCAGATTGCCTACGAGCGCTGGCCTGCAGGGTACTTCTTGGTCTCGCTAGAGATGATACAATTGCACAAATACTGACTAAACTTGAG GTTGGTAGGAGTTTATCAGAACTAATTCGGGACTCAGGTGGTCAGTCAAGTGGAACAGATCAGGTCAGGTGGCAGGCTGAACTTACGCAGGTGGCCCTTGAGCTGATAGGG ATAGTAACAAATTCAGGGCATGCGAATACACTAACAGCCAGTGATGCTGCTACTCCAACACTGAGGCGCATTGAAAGAGCTGCCATTGCCGCAGCAACACCTATAACATATGATTCTAAGGAGCTTTTGCTCCTTATCCATGAGCACCTCCAGGCATCAGGTCTTGGTGAAACTGCTTCAGCACTGTTGAAAGAGGCTCAGTTGAATCCTCTACCTTCCTTGGCTCCCCCTTCTTCTATTGCATATTCCGCTACACAGGAGATGTCTGCACCGGTAGCTCAGGTGCAGTGGCCTTCTGGTCGTGCTAGTGGTGGATTTTTCAACAGCAAACCTGAAGTCTGTGCACATGACGAAGATCCTAACTCTAAATGTAATGCGGCTCTATCTGCCAAGAAGAAACATCTGGCTTCCTCCACACAGGAGACGTCCACGCCAGTAGCACAGCAACAATGGCCCTCTGGTCGTACTAACTGTGGTTTTTTCCCCAGCAAACCCAAAGTCAATGCTCACGAAGAAGATCCTAGTTCGAGAGGTAATGCAGCTCCATCTGCAAAGAAGAAACAGTTGGCTTTCTCTCCCAGCTTTGGTTCGCAGTCACGAAAGCAATCTTTGTGCCAGGACGCTCAACCTCAGTCTACGCAGAGAATAAACAGTAGTTCAAATTCAGATCCTGCTTGTGGAGATACATCAGAAGCTGTTGCAGAGAAGAACGACCTTGATGCCGATGCTCAATTTAAGACCCCAACTTTTCCGAGAAAACGGAAATTGTCTGAGCTAAGAGAAACAGAGATGTCAACCTCAAGTAAAAGAATCAATTTGGGCGAGCTAGGACCACGAACTCCAGCTTGTCCAACATCGGCTTCCTTACGTAGGAATTCAACCATTGCGGAGGCTTCAGGTTTCCAAACACCAGCTTCAGCTTTAGATGTCAACCAATCTGGGAGCTCCAGACTAGGCCAGATGACACCTGCTTCTCAGCTAAGGCTTCCAAGCGATCCCCAGCCTTCGGAACGGTTATCACTAGACTCCCTTGTAGTCCAGTATTTGAAACACCAACACAGGCAGTGCCGGGCTCCTATCACAACTCTCCCCCCTGTGTCTCTCCTACATCCGCATGTCTGTCCTGAACCTAAACGGTTACTTGAAGCTCCACTAAACATCACTGACCGTCTTGGCACCCGTGAGCTTCAGAGTTATTACAGTGGAGTCCATGGGAATCGCAGGGACCGTCAATTTGTTTTCAGCAGATTCAAATCCTGGAGATCTTACCGAGATGAGACTGCTCTCTTCACAAGCATTTCACTTCTTGGTGGTACTAATCATTTAGCAGTCGGTAGCCATGCTGGAGAAATCAAGATATTTGACGCTAGCAGCGGTAACATGCTAGAGAGTGTTTCAGGTCACCAGGCTCCGGTTACACTTGTTCAGTCATATGTCTCTGGTGATACTCAACTGTTGCTTTCTTCGAGCTACAGTGATGTGCAGTTGTGGGACGCGTCTGATATAACTGTTGGGTCTAAACACTCGTTTGATGGTTGCAAGGCTGCAAAGTTCAGCAACTCTGGGTCACTTATCGCAGCGCTCTCTTCTGAAGGACCAACAAAAGATGTTCTTCTGTATAACGTAGAGACCGGCAGTCTTTCCGAGAAATTCACTGACCCAGACACTTCTTCCCGGACTAGTCCCTATACTCTTGTACACTTCAACCCTTGCGATTCATTAATATTGTGGAATGGTCATCTCTGGGATCGCCGTGTCCCAAATAGTTGCAAACGGTTTGATCAGTTTACTGATTATGGTGGCGGCGGTTTTCATCCTTCTCGAAATGAg GTGATCATAAACTCGGAGGTCTGGGACCTGAGGAATATGAATACGAGGCTTATTCGGAGTGTACCATCACTGGACCAGACAGCTATTACGTTCAACTCCAGGGGAGATGTTATATACGCAATGCTGAGGAGAAACATTGAGGACGTGATGTCTGCTGTCAACACACGCCGTGCGAAGCATCCGTTGTTTGCTGCTTTCCGCACTCTTGACGCGGTGAACTATTCAGACATTGCCACTATACCGGTGGACCGATGCCTTCTCGACTTCGCTACAGAACCAACGGATTCTTTCCTTGGGCTGATCACAATGGAAGATCAAGATGATATGTTTTCCTCAGCCAGGATGTATGAGATTGGCAGGCGGAGACCAACAGATGATGACTCGGATCCCGATGATGATGGTGAGACagaggatgaagatgaagatgatgaagacgaCGAAGATGACCTGGACCGGATTCTTGGACTAGCTGGAGACGATAGCGACAGTGGAGATGATGACATGAGCAGCGATGACAATGAAGATAACAGTGCCAGTgattttgatgatgatgatggaggtATGTTCTTTGATGGTGGGATTATGGAGATTGTAAGTGAGGGTGATGATGAAGACGATAATGGTGATAGTGATGGTGAAGACAGTGATGATGACGGTGATTCCATTAGCAGTGGCGAAGAGGATTTTCTCAACCGCATTCATTAA